The DNA sequence GCGCGTTCAGAGTCAGCGCCGAGGCCAACCCCGGACCGTATCCCTTGAAGACGACCAACGCGCTCAAGACATGGGCAACTACGTTGATCGCCACAGTGGCCTCCAGCGCCAACAACAGCCACAGTGCCACGCGGGACGCTGGGCGCATCACGACGAAACCGGCGAGCAGGAAGGCGAGAAGCGACAGCAGCACGAG is a window from the Longimicrobiaceae bacterium genome containing:
- a CDS encoding HXXEE domain-containing protein gives rise to the protein LVLLSLLAFLLAGFVVMRPASRVALWLLLALEATVAINVVAHVLSALVVFKGYGPGLASALTLNAPFAWYVLRRARNEAWVTRRAWRSLILGGMMLHGPVLVAGLWLAAALGA